The following proteins come from a genomic window of Gossypium raimondii isolate GPD5lz chromosome 5, ASM2569854v1, whole genome shotgun sequence:
- the LOC128041061 gene encoding uncharacterized protein LOC128041061 — protein sequence MLLRRPANTAVCPHCSLGTETMDHLLGMSATITVWRELSFHRFLQDNQMGFLQWLTWVFSRSSTSQHRIFCVAVWAIWGDRNNRLHKKDGKSGKEVGRFVHSYISDLDAVGKNRLQSSIPVKIWTKPVDKVVKINFDAAYDGRQSKAAIGVVARDKEGSVLLSCTEVHQRVPSAFGAEVIACRKALQIGVNMQWERVIIEGDSLSIIRKCKTKSPDKSLISAYLHDIHQLLIKFKECRFEHIPRLANNLAHILANEALKSSRGAYLVGRVPEAAEIQAEIERAKEPD from the coding sequence ATGCTACTTAGAAGACCAGCGAACACGGCGGTATGTCCTCATTGTAGTTTAGGAACTGAAACTATGGACCATCTTTTAGGAATGTCTGCTACAATAACAGTATGGAGAGAGTTATCTTTTCATAGGTTTTTGCAAGACAATCAAATGGGGTTTCTACAGTGGCTAACCTGGGTTTTCTCACGAAGCTCGACTTCTCAGCATCGAATCTTTTGTGTTGCAGTATGGGCCATCTGGGGAGACAGAAACAATAGATTGCATAAAAAAGATGGTAAATCTGGAAAAGAAGTAGGGAGATTTGTTCATAGCTATATTTCAGATCTTGATGCAGTTGGTAAAAATAGGTTGCAATCTTCCATACCTGTAAAAATATGGACAAAGCCAGTGGACAAGGTAGTCAAAATCAATTTCGATGCAGCGTACGACGGTAGACAAAGTAAAGCGGCTATTGGGGTTGTGGCCCGCGATAAGGAGGGTTCAGTTCTTCTATCATGTACGGAGGTTCATCAAAGAGTTCCCTCAGCCTTTGGGGCGGAAGTAATAGCGTGTCGGAAAGCCCTCCAGATCGGCGTTAACATGCAGTGGGAAAGAGTTATTATTGAAGGGGATTCTTTATCAAtaataagaaaatgtaaaacaaaaaGCCCCGATAAATCATTGATTAGTGCGTATTTACATGATATTCATCAACTTCTGATTAAATTCAAGGAGTGTAGGTTTGAGCATATCCCAAGATTAGCAAACAACCTTGCGCATATATTAGCAAATGAAGCGCTGAAGAGTAGTAGAGGAGCCTACCTGGTCGGACGAGTCCCTGAAGCGGCAGAAATCCAAGCAGAAATTGAGAGGGCAAAAGAACCAGATTGA